From a single bacterium genomic region:
- a CDS encoding flagellar hook-length control protein FliK produces MIPLLNIIAPQASEAPTQVGAATNGQPSGDGLFAQMFAEAMGTVPQQTAIPTIGIPVNGVVGTGVRELQVAVAELLPITSDSEAVDDVVILPQTETVENLPIAKDQETITALPSQDVNEVLPVSENVANAAVVIAPNVQTGNPVFELTAKAFPISMESTLVGRIETELATLTDKNSNGVMINANVEMSDDAAKVLSGEVMNEKSSVVPQIVAEDAVPAIKSSVQQASKNTGLLKSELKRSFPNLNIESASAKVNVQIKLNNAQSEVQAKPEVATIAQRVVVASDLPIAAAPRFVAATAISGQASKPVKLVRDAHASAKTVTPSDPKPMQETENSPSAEPRLVARKPVQTALKQQGFDIEKLINAGGNAKETLVENLAIDKTDFKVAVDKQVTQVTDNSFELNGTERFKLDIKQSHIEALLKKGEIKIQLQPEHLGNLKIRLMTTPTEVNARLETSSEDARRAVEHSLPQLRESFERAGLRLNSIEVSVNDDSNSRRQSAFQQEWRGRNSESRANEGKFSADIPATAEISQNLYTAYGGALNLVA; encoded by the coding sequence ATGATCCCACTGCTTAACATAATCGCCCCGCAAGCATCTGAAGCCCCGACCCAGGTCGGAGCGGCGACAAACGGCCAACCTTCCGGGGATGGTCTTTTTGCACAGATGTTTGCTGAAGCGATGGGCACAGTGCCACAGCAGACGGCGATTCCGACTATCGGTATCCCGGTCAACGGAGTTGTGGGCACTGGCGTTAGGGAGTTACAGGTTGCAGTAGCGGAACTGTTGCCGATTACCAGTGACAGTGAAGCCGTTGATGACGTTGTCATTCTGCCTCAGACAGAAACTGTTGAAAATCTGCCAATCGCGAAAGATCAAGAGACAATCACAGCATTACCGAGTCAAGATGTCAATGAAGTACTGCCGGTTAGCGAGAATGTTGCTAATGCGGCTGTTGTGATTGCGCCGAATGTACAAACTGGCAATCCAGTGTTCGAACTCACGGCCAAAGCGTTTCCGATCTCAATGGAATCGACATTGGTTGGTCGCATTGAAACTGAGTTAGCAACGCTAACCGACAAGAACTCGAACGGCGTTATGATTAATGCCAACGTCGAAATGAGTGACGACGCGGCCAAAGTGCTTTCAGGCGAAGTCATGAACGAGAAATCGTCAGTCGTTCCTCAGATCGTAGCCGAAGATGCCGTACCGGCGATCAAATCTTCCGTGCAACAGGCATCGAAGAACACAGGCTTGCTCAAGTCAGAATTGAAACGGTCATTCCCGAATTTGAATATCGAGTCGGCATCCGCGAAAGTGAATGTCCAAATCAAGTTAAACAACGCGCAAAGTGAAGTACAAGCTAAGCCGGAAGTTGCGACAATAGCTCAACGTGTCGTTGTGGCTTCGGATCTGCCGATCGCAGCGGCGCCGCGATTTGTGGCGGCAACGGCGATCAGCGGACAAGCCTCGAAACCGGTAAAGCTGGTGCGTGATGCCCATGCGTCGGCGAAGACAGTGACTCCGTCCGACCCGAAGCCGATGCAGGAAACTGAAAACTCCCCCAGTGCCGAACCTCGTTTGGTTGCGCGCAAACCGGTGCAGACGGCATTGAAGCAGCAGGGATTTGACATTGAGAAATTGATCAACGCTGGTGGTAACGCGAAAGAAACGCTGGTGGAAAACCTCGCAATCGACAAAACGGATTTCAAGGTAGCAGTAGACAAGCAAGTAACGCAGGTAACGGATAACAGCTTCGAGCTAAACGGTACAGAGCGATTTAAATTGGATATCAAGCAAAGCCACATCGAAGCACTGCTTAAGAAGGGCGAAATCAAGATTCAGCTTCAGCCGGAACATCTCGGCAATCTGAAGATCCGCTTGATGACAACTCCAACTGAAGTCAATGCGCGCCTTGAGACGTCGAGCGAAGACGCTCGTCGCGCAGTCGAGCATTCACTCCCGCAATTGCGCGAGAGCTTCGAACGTGCCGGTCTTAGATTGAATAGCATTGAAGTCTCAGTAAATGACGATAGCAATTCGCGTCGCCAAAGCGCGTTCCAACAGGAATGGCGCGGTCGAAACAGCGAATCACGCGCGAATGAAGGCAAGTTTAGCGCGGACATTCCGGCGACAGCCGAGATATCACAGAACTTGTACACCGCGTACGGCGGTGCGCTGAACCTGGTGGCATGA